One Micromonospora sp. WMMD1120 genomic region harbors:
- a CDS encoding bifunctional DNA primase/polymerase, with translation MWGNVGPRVAELSPLERVRLRRVAIRYAAHGWEVTPGACLARSRFVCGRAGCPTVGCHPALENWELAASADPARVATWWRHRPHGVLLPTGRRFDVLEVPAHLGRHVLDAVQTHPAGTGVRGPVLVTPTGRWMFLVRPGDPLRPELEHCFHVVRHGPGSWIPAPPTRLPEGTVRWAVAPEQARWQLPDSYLVQNTVIGALRAAGVNLVPDLLPGHLPLPRRGM, from the coding sequence ATGTGGGGGAACGTCGGACCGCGCGTCGCCGAGCTGTCGCCACTGGAACGGGTCCGGCTGCGCCGGGTCGCGATCCGGTACGCGGCGCACGGGTGGGAGGTGACCCCGGGCGCCTGCCTGGCCCGCAGCCGCTTCGTCTGCGGTCGGGCCGGCTGCCCCACGGTGGGCTGCCACCCGGCCCTGGAAAACTGGGAACTGGCCGCCAGCGCCGACCCGGCCCGGGTGGCCACCTGGTGGCGACACCGTCCACACGGGGTGCTGCTGCCCACCGGCCGCCGCTTCGACGTGCTGGAGGTGCCCGCCCACCTCGGCCGGCACGTGCTCGACGCGGTGCAGACCCACCCGGCCGGCACCGGCGTACGCGGACCGGTGCTGGTCACCCCCACCGGACGGTGGATGTTCCTGGTCCGCCCCGGCGACCCGCTCCGGCCGGAGTTGGAGCACTGTTTCCACGTGGTCCGGCACGGGCCGGGCTCCTGGATTCCCGCGCCGCCGACCCGGCTGCCGGAGGGTACGGTCCGCTGGGCCGTCGCCCCGGAACAGGCCCGCTGGCAGCTTCCGGATTCCTACCTCGTGCAGAACACGGTGATCGGGGCGCTGCGCGCCGCCGGGGTGAACCTCGTCCCCGACCTGCTCCCCGGCCACCTCCCACTGCCCCGACGAGGCATGTGA
- a CDS encoding FAD:protein FMN transferase, translated as MGTAITVDLADDLPAARAAELADQVFAWMREVDARFSTYKPDSEVCRFDRGEVLLSEASADLRFVLESCADLWGATDGFFDAYATGRFDPSGFVKGWAAQVASDRLLAAGAANHCVNAGGDVRVRGLSPSGEPWRIGIRHPWDPTATCLVLAATDLAVATSGVYERGRHVLDPRRGAPASGLRSVTVVGSDLGVADAYATAALAMGTGGLNWLARRDGYPYAAITDNARQHHSPNLPLTD; from the coding sequence ATGGGTACGGCGATCACCGTGGACCTCGCCGACGACCTGCCGGCGGCCCGCGCCGCTGAGCTGGCCGACCAGGTCTTCGCCTGGATGCGCGAGGTGGACGCGCGGTTCAGCACGTACAAGCCGGACAGCGAGGTGTGCCGCTTCGACCGGGGCGAGGTGCTGCTCTCCGAGGCGTCCGCGGACCTGCGGTTCGTGCTGGAATCCTGCGCCGACCTGTGGGGCGCCACCGACGGGTTCTTCGACGCGTACGCCACCGGACGGTTCGACCCGTCCGGTTTCGTCAAGGGCTGGGCGGCCCAGGTCGCCTCGGATCGCCTGCTCGCCGCCGGTGCCGCCAACCACTGCGTGAACGCCGGCGGCGACGTACGGGTGCGGGGCCTGTCGCCGTCCGGGGAGCCGTGGCGGATCGGCATCCGGCACCCCTGGGACCCGACGGCGACCTGCCTGGTGCTCGCCGCCACCGACCTGGCCGTGGCGACGTCCGGGGTCTACGAGCGGGGTCGGCACGTGTTGGACCCCCGGCGGGGCGCCCCGGCGAGCGGGCTGCGGTCGGTCACCGTGGTCGGCAGCGACCTGGGTGTGGCCGACGCGTACGCCACCGCCGCCCTGGCTATGGGCACCGGAGGTCTCAACTGGCTGGCCCGGCGCGACGGCTACCCCTACGCCGCCATCACCGACAACGCCCGCCAGCACCACTCCCCAAACCTCCCCCTGACGGACTAA
- a CDS encoding FMN-binding protein, protein MRRALLAITGLAASTTALVVLKGSPGTTQVAQNLPTAQPVNPTAPGVDPSVDPAAPGADPAAGAPTPSKTAGPPASPKPGKTTARPSGTKTTTKAPSAPRTTKAAPPSNRRVTGNGFENEYGYVQVQIVVSGNRIVDAVALSLPSGGESDIHSGDVRSRYDGSGGEVVQKQNANLNTVSGATETSNSYKQSLRSAIEQAF, encoded by the coding sequence ATGCGTCGCGCGTTGCTCGCGATCACCGGTCTGGCCGCCAGCACCACCGCCCTGGTGGTGCTCAAGGGCTCGCCGGGCACCACCCAGGTCGCCCAGAACCTGCCGACCGCCCAGCCGGTCAACCCCACCGCGCCGGGCGTCGACCCGAGCGTCGACCCGGCCGCGCCCGGCGCCGACCCGGCGGCCGGCGCGCCGACGCCGTCGAAGACCGCCGGCCCGCCGGCGTCGCCGAAGCCCGGCAAGACCACCGCCCGCCCGTCGGGCACCAAGACCACCACGAAGGCCCCCAGCGCCCCGCGTACCACCAAGGCGGCCCCGCCGAGCAACCGCCGGGTCACCGGCAACGGCTTCGAGAACGAGTACGGGTACGTGCAGGTGCAGATCGTCGTCTCCGGCAACCGGATCGTCGACGCCGTCGCGCTGTCGCTGCCCAGCGGGGGCGAATCCGACATCCACAGTGGCGACGTCCGCAGCCGGTACGACGGCAGCGGCGGCGAGGTGGTGCAGAAGCAGAACGCCAACCTGAACACCGTCTCCGGGGCCACCGAGACCAGCAACTCCTACAAGCAGTCGCTGCGGTCCGCTATCGAGCAGGCGTTCTGA
- a CDS encoding ferredoxin reductase family protein yields MTYPHTHAAGRRTGTSSRRGGRSAAPVPPQVPARRGPGGRRLLAVLLLVGLLASVLPWWWGTPAGSLRSTAATVTAAGRITGLVAGYLLLVQVLMMSRLPVLERWIGGEQIGRWHRDIGATLLVTVLAHMSLIVVGYADLRNQSIVAEVGTLLGDYEDMISAFGATGIMMLVGFSSIRAIRRALPYELWHLLHRSSYLILLFGYGHQFAHGAQLYKPGPVRTGWIALYLLVIAAVLWGRVIAPLAFNLRYKLRVADVVAESADTISIYLTGERLGRLEMLGGQYFRWRFLARGSWWQSHPFSVSAAANGRWLRLTVKVVGTHTADLRDLDPGTRVWAVGPSGTFTSAHRVRERALLIAGGSGITPLRAMLEELPPGAALIYRASTPADVLLSRELDWLAQERDTSVWYVIGSRDDPGPRQLISPDGLRQLVPDVTRRDVYLCGPPGLVEQSVRALRQAGVPRRQIHLATFEL; encoded by the coding sequence GTGACGTACCCGCACACCCACGCCGCCGGCCGTCGTACCGGGACCTCGTCCCGGCGCGGCGGCCGGTCGGCTGCGCCCGTACCCCCGCAGGTGCCGGCGCGGCGCGGGCCCGGCGGCCGGCGGCTGCTGGCCGTGCTGCTCCTCGTCGGCCTGCTCGCCAGCGTGCTGCCCTGGTGGTGGGGCACCCCCGCCGGCTCGCTGCGCAGCACCGCCGCGACGGTCACCGCGGCCGGCCGGATCACCGGCCTGGTCGCCGGCTACCTGCTGCTGGTGCAGGTGCTGATGATGAGCCGGCTGCCGGTGCTGGAGCGGTGGATCGGCGGCGAGCAGATCGGCCGCTGGCACCGCGACATCGGCGCCACCCTCCTGGTCACCGTGCTGGCGCACATGTCGCTGATCGTGGTCGGCTACGCGGACCTGCGCAACCAGTCGATCGTCGCCGAGGTCGGCACGCTGCTCGGCGACTACGAGGACATGATCTCGGCGTTCGGCGCCACCGGCATCATGATGCTGGTCGGGTTCAGCAGCATCCGGGCGATCCGGCGGGCGCTGCCCTACGAGCTGTGGCACCTGCTGCACCGGTCCAGCTACCTGATCCTGCTGTTCGGCTACGGCCACCAGTTCGCCCACGGCGCGCAGCTCTACAAGCCCGGCCCGGTACGCACCGGCTGGATCGCGCTCTACCTGCTGGTGATCGCCGCAGTGCTGTGGGGTCGGGTGATCGCGCCGCTGGCGTTCAACCTGCGCTACAAACTCCGGGTCGCCGACGTGGTGGCCGAGAGCGCCGACACCATCTCCATCTACCTCACGGGCGAGCGGCTCGGACGGCTGGAGATGCTCGGCGGGCAGTACTTCCGCTGGCGCTTCCTCGCCCGGGGCAGTTGGTGGCAGTCACACCCGTTCTCCGTCTCCGCCGCCGCCAACGGCCGCTGGCTGCGACTCACCGTCAAGGTGGTCGGCACGCACACCGCCGACCTGCGGGACCTGGACCCGGGCACCCGGGTCTGGGCGGTGGGCCCGTCGGGCACCTTCACCTCCGCGCACCGGGTCCGCGAGCGGGCCCTGCTGATCGCCGGCGGCAGCGGCATCACGCCGCTACGGGCGATGCTGGAGGAGCTGCCGCCCGGCGCCGCGCTGATCTACCGCGCGAGCACACCGGCCGACGTGCTGCTCAGTCGCGAGCTGGACTGGCTGGCCCAGGAGCGGGACACCTCCGTCTGGTACGTCATCGGCTCCCGCGACGACCCGGGCCCCCGCCAGCTGATCAGCCCGGACGGGTTACGCCAGCTGGTGCCCGACGTGACCCGCCGCGACGTCTACCTGTGCGGGCCACCCGGGCTGGTGGAGCAGTCGGTGCGCGCCCTGCGCCAGGCCGGCGTACCCCGACGGCAGATCCACCTGGCCACCTTCGAGCTGTAG
- a CDS encoding DUF1501 domain-containing protein produces the protein MEKTVYNSFPLHPECPDVRRLADNPAEALLRAEADIVAAENAAEYDRYRTLENLEEAQQDGRGVTRRTFVAGAAATATALATAQFVTTSASFAATKTGTLIHVFLYGGLDGLSLVAPDNDAVLNKARPDLLLGNDSLALGRGFKLTGAFKPLEKWLTAGQLGFIPGVSDERLSRSHFQAADACNLGGLPNETGGRGWLDGLVDHLGKGTAFRSVGIGSTLPRSLVGTNGALSLNNVGSLRLNGDERFRAATEKAIKGLFTGINHPVEEAVQEGMGALATAQRLAAKPYQPAEGVTYEGVGNAFRQLAQLIKGGANVRVATVGMGGYDTHENQGTREGGQLYRRLNELASAMAAFFTDLGPQAADVTIMVSSEFGRRVGSNNNGTDHGHGGVITVLSGKKLAGSLLGTWNGLDKLDSGDVPEYNNMFNVYGSVAQGRFGLTNAEVGKVFPRQKYTPMKLYA, from the coding sequence ATGGAGAAGACTGTGTACAACTCTTTCCCCCTGCACCCCGAATGCCCCGACGTGCGGCGGCTGGCCGACAACCCGGCCGAGGCGTTGCTGCGCGCCGAGGCGGACATCGTCGCCGCCGAGAACGCCGCCGAGTACGACCGCTACCGCACGCTGGAGAACCTGGAGGAGGCCCAGCAGGACGGTCGCGGCGTCACCCGGCGGACCTTCGTCGCCGGTGCCGCGGCGACCGCCACCGCGCTGGCCACCGCCCAGTTCGTCACCACGTCGGCGTCGTTCGCGGCGACCAAGACCGGCACCCTGATCCACGTCTTCCTCTACGGCGGTCTGGACGGGCTGAGCCTCGTCGCGCCGGACAACGACGCGGTGCTCAACAAGGCCCGCCCGGACCTGCTGCTCGGCAACGACTCGCTGGCCCTGGGCCGGGGCTTCAAGCTGACCGGCGCGTTCAAGCCGCTGGAGAAGTGGCTCACCGCCGGTCAGCTCGGCTTCATCCCGGGCGTCTCCGACGAGCGGCTGTCGCGCAGCCACTTCCAGGCCGCCGACGCCTGCAACCTGGGCGGGCTGCCCAACGAGACCGGCGGCCGGGGCTGGCTCGACGGTCTGGTGGACCACCTCGGCAAGGGCACCGCGTTCCGCAGCGTCGGCATCGGCAGCACCCTGCCGCGCTCGCTCGTCGGCACCAACGGCGCGCTGTCGCTGAACAACGTCGGCTCGCTGCGGCTCAACGGTGACGAGCGGTTCCGCGCCGCCACCGAGAAGGCCATCAAGGGGCTGTTCACCGGGATCAACCACCCGGTGGAGGAGGCCGTGCAGGAGGGCATGGGCGCGCTGGCCACCGCCCAGCGGCTCGCCGCGAAGCCGTACCAGCCGGCCGAGGGCGTCACGTACGAGGGCGTCGGCAACGCGTTCCGGCAACTCGCCCAGCTCATCAAGGGCGGCGCCAACGTCCGGGTCGCCACCGTCGGGATGGGCGGCTACGACACCCACGAGAACCAGGGCACCCGCGAGGGCGGTCAGCTCTACCGCCGGTTGAACGAGCTGGCCAGCGCGATGGCCGCCTTCTTCACCGACCTCGGCCCGCAGGCCGCCGACGTGACGATCATGGTGTCCAGCGAGTTCGGCCGCCGGGTCGGCTCCAACAACAACGGCACCGACCACGGGCACGGTGGCGTCATCACCGTGCTCTCCGGCAAGAAGCTGGCCGGCTCGCTGCTCGGCACCTGGAACGGCCTGGACAAGCTGGACTCCGGTGACGTGCCGGAGTACAACAACATGTTCAACGTCTACGGCTCGGTGGCCCAGGGCCGGTTCGGGCTCACCAACGCCGAGGTCGGCAAGGTCTTCCCGCGCCAGAAATACACCCCCATGAAGCTGTACGCGTGA
- a CDS encoding DUF1800 domain-containing protein, which yields MADQNVPPRRPRDDRGWDGRQHHHADGYGDPNAAAPYGYDTPHSYQAGYPAQADPREQYAAQPAGRGPQWVGPEGLGAPAPARSAGLPTLDDDGEPGRTVGRRKAMVAIGGTAAVVAGGAALAMTPQFRGLFGDEAVAGDATGATVTDGTAARPSGQQPSTVRTYTEQNESYMGSRAGEALKKNAPAGGRSYSGPAAAAAATQVTVKTVLAKDPILHLARRATFGVTPALVADIKKQGIDAWIRAQLEPEKLEPSKAELKLAELPTLKLNVQQLRDQRDALNEQGAQPEREMIDATIARQIWSKRQLFEVMVDFWNDFLHVAADFDGGEVYRNSFDQDVVRKHALGSYPEMLIAANKHPALLIYLNQKDSRKDAINENLARENLELYSVGVDGGYKEPDVRQAAMLQTGRGVDDKGKYVFRPEQHYVGKVKILGFSHANNSADPKKAEAAIDAYISYIATHPSTAKYVAQSLATRFVSDTPPKSLVDRLAKSYTANKGMIKPVLMTLFCSSEFWAGVGQKVRRPMEYLVATYRTLGVSPEASPKHNNGDNKRTPYARGLRQIHDKLRELGQFPMGHPTPDGYPDVYVAWTSAGTMVNGWNEAGEIIAGYRTAFTYTAPEKLVAKAPATAGAYVDALSLRLVGQKLSTREKNLILGVAGASASAKVDATFNGAITAVARAILASPQHHLR from the coding sequence ATGGCCGACCAGAATGTGCCACCACGTCGACCGCGGGACGACCGTGGTTGGGACGGACGTCAGCACCACCACGCGGACGGCTACGGCGACCCCAACGCGGCCGCGCCCTACGGATACGACACGCCCCACAGCTACCAGGCCGGCTACCCCGCCCAGGCCGACCCGCGCGAGCAGTACGCCGCGCAGCCCGCCGGACGTGGCCCGCAGTGGGTCGGCCCGGAAGGTCTGGGCGCCCCGGCCCCGGCACGCTCGGCTGGACTGCCCACCCTGGACGATGACGGCGAGCCCGGCCGCACCGTCGGTCGCCGCAAGGCGATGGTGGCCATCGGCGGCACCGCCGCGGTCGTCGCCGGTGGCGCCGCGCTCGCCATGACCCCGCAGTTCCGTGGCCTCTTCGGTGACGAGGCGGTGGCGGGTGACGCGACCGGCGCCACCGTGACCGACGGCACCGCGGCGCGCCCCAGCGGCCAGCAGCCCAGCACGGTGCGCACCTACACCGAGCAGAACGAGAGCTACATGGGCTCCCGGGCCGGTGAGGCGCTGAAGAAGAACGCGCCGGCCGGCGGGCGCAGCTACTCCGGCCCGGCCGCCGCGGCGGCGGCGACCCAGGTCACCGTGAAGACCGTGTTGGCCAAGGACCCGATCCTGCACCTGGCCCGGCGCGCTACCTTCGGTGTGACGCCCGCGCTGGTCGCCGACATCAAGAAGCAGGGCATCGACGCCTGGATCCGCGCCCAGTTGGAGCCGGAGAAGCTGGAGCCGAGCAAGGCCGAGCTGAAGCTCGCCGAGCTGCCCACCCTGAAGCTCAACGTGCAGCAGTTGCGCGACCAGCGGGACGCCCTCAACGAGCAGGGCGCCCAGCCGGAGCGGGAGATGATCGACGCCACCATCGCCCGGCAGATCTGGTCCAAGCGCCAGCTCTTCGAGGTGATGGTCGACTTCTGGAACGACTTCCTGCACGTCGCGGCCGACTTCGACGGCGGCGAGGTGTACCGCAACTCGTTCGACCAGGACGTGGTGCGCAAGCACGCGCTGGGCAGCTACCCGGAGATGCTGATCGCCGCCAACAAGCACCCCGCGCTGCTGATCTACCTGAACCAGAAGGACTCCCGCAAGGACGCGATCAACGAGAACCTCGCCCGGGAGAACCTCGAGCTGTACTCGGTCGGCGTCGACGGCGGCTACAAGGAGCCGGACGTCCGGCAGGCGGCCATGTTGCAGACCGGCCGTGGCGTCGACGACAAGGGCAAGTACGTCTTCCGCCCGGAGCAGCACTACGTCGGCAAGGTCAAGATCCTCGGCTTCAGCCACGCGAACAACTCGGCCGACCCGAAGAAGGCCGAGGCCGCCATCGACGCGTACATCAGCTACATCGCGACGCACCCGTCGACCGCGAAGTACGTGGCGCAGAGCCTGGCGACCCGGTTCGTCTCGGACACCCCGCCGAAGTCCCTGGTGGACCGGCTGGCCAAGTCGTACACCGCCAACAAGGGCATGATCAAGCCGGTCCTGATGACGCTCTTCTGCTCCTCGGAGTTCTGGGCCGGGGTGGGCCAGAAGGTGCGCCGGCCGATGGAGTACCTGGTCGCCACGTACCGCACCCTGGGCGTCTCGCCGGAGGCGTCGCCGAAGCACAACAACGGCGACAACAAGCGCACCCCGTACGCCCGGGGCCTGCGGCAGATCCACGACAAGCTCCGCGAGCTGGGCCAGTTCCCGATGGGTCACCCGACCCCGGACGGCTACCCGGACGTCTACGTCGCCTGGACCTCGGCCGGCACCATGGTCAACGGCTGGAACGAGGCGGGCGAGATCATCGCCGGCTACCGCACCGCCTTCACGTACACCGCGCCGGAGAAGCTGGTCGCCAAGGCGCCGGCGACCGCCGGGGCGTACGTGGACGCGCTGTCCCTGCGGCTGGTGGGCCAGAAGCTGAGCACGCGGGAGAAGAACCTCATCCTCGGCGTGGCCGGTGCGTCGGCGAGCGCCAAGGTCGACGCCACGTTCAACGGGGCCATCACCGCCGTCGCGCGGGCGATCCTCGCTTCCCCCCAGCACCACCTCCGGTGA
- a CDS encoding DUF3040 domain-containing protein has product MLSKEDQRRFDQITRQLRESDPAFFARLDTRVRARRGRYLMLLTIVLWASLPAIAVFAGRMTGAICAVVLVANAAVMWRFRRRWT; this is encoded by the coding sequence ATGCTCAGCAAAGAGGATCAGCGCAGATTCGACCAGATCACCCGTCAGCTCCGGGAGAGCGACCCGGCCTTTTTCGCCCGGTTGGACACTCGGGTGCGGGCCCGCAGGGGCCGTTACCTGATGTTGTTGACCATCGTGTTGTGGGCGTCGCTGCCGGCGATCGCCGTGTTCGCCGGCCGGATGACCGGCGCGATCTGCGCGGTGGTGCTGGTGGCCAACGCCGCCGTCATGTGGCGGTTTCGCCGCCGCTGGACGTAA
- a CDS encoding SWIM zinc finger family protein — translation MSQPEAGRFADYGRPRRVDGGLRARSARGAIGQSWWSRRFLEVLESFALGTRLTRGRSYARAGQVLSLDVAPGRVSAVVQGSRPKPYQVSIALAPFPAALWSQIEDELTGQAFFSARLLAGDLPGELEELFAAAGAPLFPAGLDELTQRCNCPDFAVPCKHLAATFYLLAEAFDADPFELLHWRGRSRAQLLDALRARRIAATGTAEPTEPDRPSEVDTVVSPAPVGAARALAGLSVTPLPETVDRFWASPVPLPDRPPRLVTGTDLLLRQLGAPAAAIGGPGLLERLRRAYRAFGPADQ, via the coding sequence GTGAGCCAGCCCGAGGCCGGTCGGTTCGCCGACTACGGACGCCCCCGCCGGGTCGACGGGGGTCTACGGGCGCGCAGCGCCCGGGGCGCGATCGGCCAGTCCTGGTGGTCGCGGCGGTTCCTGGAGGTGCTGGAGTCCTTCGCGCTGGGCACCCGGTTGACCCGGGGCCGGTCGTACGCGCGGGCCGGTCAGGTGCTCTCGCTGGACGTCGCGCCCGGCCGGGTCAGCGCCGTCGTGCAGGGCTCCCGGCCGAAGCCGTACCAGGTGTCGATAGCGCTGGCGCCGTTTCCGGCCGCGCTCTGGTCCCAAATCGAGGACGAGCTGACCGGGCAGGCGTTCTTCAGCGCCCGCCTGCTCGCCGGAGACCTGCCCGGCGAGCTGGAGGAGCTGTTCGCCGCAGCCGGGGCGCCGCTCTTCCCGGCCGGCCTCGACGAGCTGACCCAGCGCTGCAACTGCCCCGACTTCGCCGTGCCGTGCAAGCACCTCGCGGCGACGTTCTACCTGCTGGCCGAGGCGTTCGACGCGGACCCGTTCGAGCTGCTGCACTGGCGCGGCCGGTCCCGCGCGCAACTGCTCGATGCGCTGCGCGCCCGCCGGATCGCGGCCACCGGCACCGCCGAGCCGACCGAGCCGGACCGACCGTCCGAGGTGGACACGGTCGTGTCGCCAGCCCCGGTCGGCGCCGCTCGGGCGCTGGCCGGGCTGTCGGTGACCCCGTTGCCGGAGACGGTGGACCGGTTCTGGGCGTCGCCGGTGCCGTTGCCCGATCGGCCGCCCCGACTGGTGACCGGCACCGACCTGCTGCTGCGTCAGCTCGGCGCGCCGGCCGCGGCCATCGGCGGGCCGGGCCTGCTGGAGCGGTTGCGGCGCGCCTACCGGGCCTTCGGTCCGGCCGACCAGTGA